One window from the genome of Ictidomys tridecemlineatus isolate mIctTri1 chromosome 12, mIctTri1.hap1, whole genome shotgun sequence encodes:
- the LOC120885096 gene encoding nephrocystin-1-like isoform X7, translated as MCPVKQAIDENKNVLQKLRKADESAPIGNYNQRKEEEQNFLDKLTQQLQVLAVSTSREHRTETDVLTDKEEDEDSSEEDDDKMEESGGEEEESEEEEEEEQENECPKQTSRKYIALGDFTAQQVGDLTFKKGEILLEIEKKPDGWWIAKDSKGNEGLIPRTYLEN; from the exons atgtgTCCAGTTAAACAGGCAAtagatgagaataaaaatgttcttcaaaagCTAAGAAAA GCGGATGAGTCTGCACCTATCGGGAACTATaatcagagaaaggaggaggagcagaattTTCTGGACAAGCTCACTCAACAGCTGCAGGTGCTTGCTGTGAGCACAAGCAGAGAACATAGAACTGA AACTGATGTGCTTACTGACAAAGAGGAAGATGAGGATTCTTCTGAGGAAGATGATGACAAAATGGAAGAAAGTGGTGGAGAGGAAGAAGaatcagaagaggaagaggaagaggaacaagAAAATGAATGTCCTAAACAAACAAGTAGAAAATACATTGCTCTTGGAGATTTTACTGCTCAGCAAGTTGGGGACCTTACATTTAAG aaaggagaaattcttcttgaaattgagaagaagCCTGATGGTTGGTGGATAGCTAAGGACAGCAAAGGAAACGAAGGTCTGATTCCCAGAACCTACCTGGAG AACTGA